The genomic region AAATTCAGAATGGAAATAAGAAAAAAACTGGTAAATGAAATAGAGCAATATTTGTGATGATGAGTCTCATAATTAAAAAAAATCTTTCATTAGAAGGGAAAACAAAAAAAATATATACCACTAATAATCCACTTGAAGTACTAATTCATTATAAAGATAGTATAACTGCTTTGGATGGATTGAAGAATCAATTTTTGCAAGACAAAGGAATTTTAAATAATGAAATAAGTACATTAATATTTAAATTTATAAATTCCTGTGGAATTAAAACTCATTTTATACGAAAAATTAATAATCGGGAACAATTATGCCATAAAGTAAATATAATTCCTTTAGAATTTGTTGTTCGCAATATTGCAGCAGGAAGCATGTCTAAACGTTTAAATATTCAAGAAGGAATTCGTTTATTGAATCCTATTTTCGAGATTTTTTATAAAAATGATAAATTAAAAGATCCATTTATTAATGATCATCACGCAGTATTCTTGGGAATTGTTTCTTATGAAGAACTCAATTTTATTTATCGTATTATATCAAATGTGAATAATATTCTCAAAAAATATTTTTTAGATAAAAATATTATATTGGTAGATTTTAAAGTAGAATTTGGTAAAGATCATAAGAATCAGATTTTACTTTCTGATGAAATTAGTCCTGATACCTGTCGTTTTTGGGACAGAAAAACAATGAAAAAGTTAGATAAAGATCCATTTAGAATTGGATTAAAGGAAGAGGTACTTGACATTTATATGGAAATATTAAAAAGGTTAAATGTAAGATAATCCATTAAAATAATGGGGCAAAGATATTCTTTTTCCAAAAAGATGATATCTCAATTATTCCATTCAATTCTGAAAAATAGTTATACTGATAAGTTTCATGATGAATGTGGTGTTTTTGGGATTTATTCTCCTCATAAAGTAGACACCTTTTCTTTAATTCAATTTGGTTTATTTGCATTGCAACATAGAGGACAAGAAGCTTGTGGTTTTTCTGTTTTGCGAGATGGATTTATTATATCTCATAAAAATGAAGGTCTTGTTTTAGATTTTTTTAGAAATATTTCAAATTCCAAATGTTATCACGGTAATGCTGTTATTGGGCATACACGTTATTCTACAGAAGGAGGACAAAGCAAAAAAAATATTCAACCTTTTTTTGGAGAAGATTCCGATGGAAGGAGTATTATATCCATAGTCCACAATGGAAATTTAGTCAATGCTCAAGAGATACGTAAAAAATTAGAATTTGAAGGAGTCCATTTTATATCTGAATACTCTGATTCTGAAGTAATATTACGTCTCATTCAAAAATATTTATTGGAATCTAATAATAATTTAGAAAAAGCTATTCAAAAAACAACTCTAGATATTATAGGAGCTTATTCTGTCATAGTACTTATGGATAATAAAATGGCGGCATTTCGAGATCCAAATGGGATACGTCCTTTGTGTTATGGAATGCTGAATGAAGAAACTTATATTTTTAGTTCTGAAACTTGTGGAATAGATTCTGTAGGGGGATTTTATGTAAGAGATTTATTCCCAGGAGAAATTGTTATTGTAGATCAAAAATCAATTCGATTTTCTATGCTAAAAGAAAAGAAATATACAAAAAAAAGAATATGTTCTTTCGAGTATATTTATTTTTCTCGTCCTGATTCTTTAATTGAAAATATAAATGTGTATGAAATTCGTGAAAAAAGTGGAGAAAAACTTTATGAACAACACCCAGTAGAAGCAGATGTAGTTATTGGTGTTCCAGATTCAGGAGTTCCAGCTGCTATTGGTTACTCTAAAGCATCTGGAATTCCTTTCAAACCTATTTTGGTGAAAAATAAATATATTGGTAGGTCTTTTATTCTACCTAAACAGGATATGCGTGAAAAAATGGTAAACTTAAAATTAAATCCTATATTGGATGAAATAAAAGAAAAACGTATTGTTATTATTGATGATTCTATAGTTCGTGGAACTACTAGTCGAAGATTAGTTTATATTTTAAGAAAAGCAGGAGCAAAAGAAATTCATTTCAGAAGTGCTTCTCCTCCTATCATAGCTCCATGCTATTTAGGAGTAGATACTCCAAGTAAAAAAGATCTCATTTCATACAATCATATTGATCAAAAAAGTATAGCAAAAATTCTAGATGTAGATAGTTTAGAATTCTTAAGCATGGCTAATCTGATAGACATTCTTGGCGGAATTCATTATTGTTTTGGTTGTTTTACGGGAAACTATCCGGTTAAAAAAAAATGAATATAATAAATTATGAAAGAAAGCAATATCACCATATGCAAAATTAATAAAATTTTAAAAAAAACTTATAACAATAGGGTTATGAGTACGTTAGATCATTTTTCTGGATTTTATAAAATATATGAATGTGGATATCAAAAACCTATTTTAGTATCTGGAGTTGATGGAGTTGGAACAAAATTGCGTTTAGCTATCGAT from Blattabacterium cuenoti harbors:
- the purC gene encoding phosphoribosylaminoimidazolesuccinocarboxamide synthase; protein product: MSLIIKKNLSLEGKTKKIYTTNNPLEVLIHYKDSITALDGLKNQFLQDKGILNNEISTLIFKFINSCGIKTHFIRKINNREQLCHKVNIIPLEFVVRNIAAGSMSKRLNIQEGIRLLNPIFEIFYKNDKLKDPFINDHHAVFLGIVSYEELNFIYRIISNVNNILKKYFLDKNIILVDFKVEFGKDHKNQILLSDEISPDTCRFWDRKTMKKLDKDPFRIGLKEEVLDIYMEILKRLNVR
- the purF gene encoding amidophosphoribosyltransferase encodes the protein MISQLFHSILKNSYTDKFHDECGVFGIYSPHKVDTFSLIQFGLFALQHRGQEACGFSVLRDGFIISHKNEGLVLDFFRNISNSKCYHGNAVIGHTRYSTEGGQSKKNIQPFFGEDSDGRSIISIVHNGNLVNAQEIRKKLEFEGVHFISEYSDSEVILRLIQKYLLESNNNLEKAIQKTTLDIIGAYSVIVLMDNKMAAFRDPNGIRPLCYGMLNEETYIFSSETCGIDSVGGFYVRDLFPGEIVIVDQKSIRFSMLKEKKYTKKRICSFEYIYFSRPDSLIENINVYEIREKSGEKLYEQHPVEADVVIGVPDSGVPAAIGYSKASGIPFKPILVKNKYIGRSFILPKQDMREKMVNLKLNPILDEIKEKRIVIIDDSIVRGTTSRRLVYILRKAGAKEIHFRSASPPIIAPCYLGVDTPSKKDLISYNHIDQKSIAKILDVDSLEFLSMANLIDILGGIHYCFGCFTGNYPVKKK